The stretch of DNA GGATGTCTATGGATGCCTTTCCGGATATGCATAATGTGGTTATTAACACTAATCATCCACTAATCGCAACTAAACTGATCAAAATGAGAAGTGAGGAGAAAAAGGATGAATTTGTTAAATACCTGCACGATCTGGCATTATTGAACCAAAACATGCTAAAAGGAGCAGATTTAACGGCTTTTGTTAATAAAAGTCTGGACTTCCTGAAGTAGCCCAGCCCATACGACGACTAAGACCTCTCAGGTAAAACGGGTTGCCAACACTCCGGGGTAAACCTGAAAGGTCTAGTACGCTATGTAAAAAATAAATTAATAAACCGCAGCCGCAGACATCAGAAGTTTACCGAAGGGGAACCTAGCCAAACTTCTGATGTCTCGGTCAGCTCATCGGAGTTGAATTCCTAATTCCCCATCGCTGCTAGCAATCCGATTGCTTTCTCTCTATACAATAAATCGGAGACCTCCTTTAATTCTGTAGCCAATTGGATCGTACCTGCATAATCTTTCTTTCTCAGGGAAGCCAATGCTAGATACCAAGTGGCTTTTTCATACTGCTGGGGGCTATTGATTCTCACTTTATTCAGCCAATCCATGGCAATTTGATAATCTTGTAACTGTAAGTATGTAATGCCAGCATAAAAAGCTGCTTCAGCATCTAAAGCTTGGTGCTGCTTAAAGTATGCTTCAAACAAAGTAGATGCTCGGGTATAGTCACCCTGTTGATAGGCTACAAAAGCCTCCGTTCGTTGGATGGATTGACCTGCTGCTGTTGGCGTTCGGAGATTAATATCAACAACAGCAGGGTGTTCGTAAAATCGGACAAAAAGCCGTTCGGACTTGGTATAATTCCAATAACCAATAAAGGCTGAGCCAATGATGGCTAAAACCAAAATGGCCGCAACTTGCTTGAGATAAAAGGAAGGGGGATTACTTTTTGTAGCCCCCAGCTGCTTGGCCAGGATTTTCAGTTGAGCGCGATCTTTTTTTTCATCAGGACTATTCGCGAAACCTTCCAGTGCTCCATTGCACAATTCGCAATCAATCAAGTGGTGTTCTATCCGAAGTTGCTGCTTCTGGTTAAGGGTGCCAGCGTGGTATGCTTTGATTTCCTGCATGGACAAACAAGTGCTGTCTTCGAAAATAGCTTTCATAGCTTAGGGCTTATTTTGAAGGATACTTAAGGCACGTTTGAGTTTTCGTTTTCCGTTCTGAAGGTGGCTCTTGACTTCCTTGGCCGTAAAATGGGTTATTTCCATAATTTCCTTATAGCTTTTTTCCTCAAAATAAAACAGGTGGAGGCAAAGTTGTTGGTCTTCTTCTAATGTTTTGAGCGCTATTTGGACTTTTTCTTCTGAAAATGCTGCTTCGGTTTCCTCGTGAAGGTACAGTGCTTGCGCTTCTGGTTCCATGACCTGTGGGTTTATCTCTTCTGCCATTTCCCATTCTACGTTTTTATCGACATACCCGTTTTGGCTTCGGAGGTGGTCTATGCATTGATTCTTGGCAACCGAAAAGAGCCAGCTTCTAAAATACTGAATATCTGCTGTTGACAAATTTTCATATACTCTTCCGGCAATAGTCATAACGATGTCTTTGCAATCTTCTTCATTGGGGATTATAGTTTTACAATTGTAGTATATCCGATGAATATAACGATCAAGCAAAGCATAGAAATAACGATCCTCTCCTGATTGCTGGAAAGCCTCTAGCAGCTGTTGATCCGACCAACCTGCAAATCCTTTTCGTTTGAGCCATCGCAAAGACATGCTCAATAATAAGAAATATTGGCTAGGCTTTAAAATTCAACGGTAGAAATAATAAACTCAAGCGCCTGCATGAAGTTGCGTTTTTCTTTCCCCGGTGCATATACGAATCCATCGACAAAAAGCAGTTCATTTTTTTCTGGATTGTGTATCAGGTAACTGATAAATGCGCCTCCCATAAAGTCATTGGCCATCTCCCAAATTCCACGAGCTTCCAGGGCATATTTGTTATTAAGCGTTTTAACACTCGTAAACATAGGAAGGTCCACATCGTTGACACGCATATAAGTATCAGGCAAAGTAGAAGAAATGTATTTTCTACCTAGTGAATCCCGAATAGATTTAATCCCTTCTTTAGATAGTTGAGATTGGTTGGTATAGTTTATTTTGTGGATCAACAGGTTCGAGTTGATATTATCTATTTCTTTGCGCATCCATATGATATCTTCATTGCTAATGGCCAGCGTAAAATCACTAGGCACCCGCATCCTGGTATCCATTTTATCAGCCACTTCCATTTGGATAGCTGGATTTTCACCGCCAAAATAAATTGTTGCTTCAATTTTTTCTCTATCTGCATCTTGTATGCGCTTGGCTATGGCAGGGAAGTTCTTTTTAAGGTTTTCCGCTAAGTCGTCATCTGAAAAAGCAAATTGATACACGAGCAATTGATTATTCGCCCATTTGTTTCTAGCTATGGTCGAGGTATAATTAGGGTCGTCTTTAGCCTTTTGTAATCTTTCCTCTTGCAAGTCACCTTTCATCAATTGTGTGGTAGGAGAATCCTCTTCGTTCAGGTTCGCAACGAATAAATAATTTCTAAATTCTTTACGAATAGGGTCTTTCTCCAAATCTTCAGGGGTAAAATGTCGCAAGTCAAAAATCGGCTCTGGTTGTGGCAAGATGGGGTAGGCTGCGCCATAGTAATAGCGCATGGTATCACCAATGGGGCCTTCCCAAATTCGATCATCTGAGATAATGATGATTTCATTTAGTTTGCCGAAAGCATTTGGAACGGGCGACAAACTGCGCTGCATGTCTTCACTACAGCTGGTAGCGACCGCCAACAGGACAAAAAAGCTAATTGTTTTATAAGAATTCATTGAATTTATTTTTTGTTTATGCTTTCCCTTTGAGAGAATATGGGAATAAATAACGTACAATTAAAGGATGATTTTTCAAGGCTTTTTGGTGTATTAATAGAAGCTGGCTCCAAATTTAAGGATAGCTTAGTCTTTTCCCAAAAACATTATATTATTCCATACAACTTCTGCCGTTTTTTGCCAACTAAATAGCTTTCTCTGTCCTTTTCCGGCTTGAATAAGGGTTTGCCGGAGGCCTGGTTCTTGATAAATTCGAGAAAGTTGTTGTGCCAGTGCCGTTAAATTAGTGGGGTCAACAAAAAGCGCAGCATTGCCAGCCACTTCTGGCAAGGAAGAAGTATTAGAGGTAATGATAGGAACTTCGGACTGCATGGCTTCGAGTAAAGGTACCCCAAACCCTTCGAATAAAGATGGATAAGTAAGCGCGAGCGCAGCTCCCAATAGCTTTGCCAGGGTTTCATCACTCAGATAGCCTAGCAAATGGATATCTTCTTGATAAGGAGATTGAGCCAAGGCCGTTTGAATGCTTTCCGTTTGCCATGCCAAACGGCCTCCAATTAATAATTTTACCGGTGCCTGCGTTTGTGCTTTGAATAAGGTGAAAGCGCTTATCAAATGCGCCACATTTTTGCGTGGGTGAACAGATCCCACGTAAAAAAAATAAGCTTGTCCATCACTATATTGTTGCCTGACCTGTTGTTTTTCTATTTCGCTCATAACCTGAAATAAGTCGCGTACCCCATTGCCTGCAACGCTTATTTTATCCGCTAGGATACCATAATGTCGGATGATATCTTGTTTGGTGAAATGCGATACCGCAACGATGCGTTCTGCTCTATTTAAATACTTAGGTATAAAGTGATGATAAAACACCCGCCCATGAAAGGGTACTTGTTTGGGGTAATGCAAATGAGCAATATCATGGCATACCATTACCGTAGGAGTAGGGGTTTTTAAAGAACAATATCCATCAGGAGAAAGAAAAACATCCACTTTTTTTTGCTTCAAAACCCTTGGAACAGCTATTTCAAACCACCACCACCACAAAACGGCATGCCTTGCTGGCGGGTAAATGACGACCGCTTCAACATTGTCGGCCGGAATAAAAGAAGGGTCAAATGGACGATCGAATAAAAAAATGAAAGTATGTTCAGGATGGCTAAGTGCTAATTCGCGAGCCACCTCCCAAGTAAACCAGCCAATTCCTTCTAAATGGTTCTTGATTAAGAAACGAGTATTGATTGCAATTCTCATGGCAATTGGCAAAGGTAGAAAGTTAGCTAGGTTCTACAAAAAATATTATTATCTTAGTTTCAAGATTAAACTTAGTAGTTTATATTGCCTCAAAAAAAGGGTATGATAAAAACAGATG from Saprospiraceae bacterium encodes:
- a CDS encoding tetratricopeptide repeat protein; the protein is MKAIFEDSTCLSMQEIKAYHAGTLNQKQQLRIEHHLIDCELCNGALEGFANSPDEKKDRAQLKILAKQLGATKSNPPSFYLKQVAAILVLAIIGSAFIGYWNYTKSERLFVRFYEHPAVVDINLRTPTAAGQSIQRTEAFVAYQQGDYTRASTLFEAYFKQHQALDAEAAFYAGITYLQLQDYQIAMDWLNKVRINSPQQYEKATWYLALASLRKKDYAGTIQLATELKEVSDLLYREKAIGLLAAMGN
- a CDS encoding DUF4837 family protein, with amino-acid sequence MNSYKTISFFVLLAVATSCSEDMQRSLSPVPNAFGKLNEIIIISDDRIWEGPIGDTMRYYYGAAYPILPQPEPIFDLRHFTPEDLEKDPIRKEFRNYLFVANLNEEDSPTTQLMKGDLQEERLQKAKDDPNYTSTIARNKWANNQLLVYQFAFSDDDLAENLKKNFPAIAKRIQDADREKIEATIYFGGENPAIQMEVADKMDTRMRVPSDFTLAISNEDIIWMRKEIDNINSNLLIHKINYTNQSQLSKEGIKSIRDSLGRKYISSTLPDTYMRVNDVDLPMFTSVKTLNNKYALEARGIWEMANDFMGGAFISYLIHNPEKNELLFVDGFVYAPGKEKRNFMQALEFIISTVEF
- a CDS encoding sigma-70 family RNA polymerase sigma factor yields the protein MSLRWLKRKGFAGWSDQQLLEAFQQSGEDRYFYALLDRYIHRIYYNCKTIIPNEEDCKDIVMTIAGRVYENLSTADIQYFRSWLFSVAKNQCIDHLRSQNGYVDKNVEWEMAEEINPQVMEPEAQALYLHEETEAAFSEEKVQIALKTLEEDQQLCLHLFYFEEKSYKEIMEITHFTAKEVKSHLQNGKRKLKRALSILQNKP
- a CDS encoding glycosyltransferase family 1 protein, which codes for MRIAINTRFLIKNHLEGIGWFTWEVARELALSHPEHTFIFLFDRPFDPSFIPADNVEAVVIYPPARHAVLWWWWFEIAVPRVLKQKKVDVFLSPDGYCSLKTPTPTVMVCHDIAHLHYPKQVPFHGRVFYHHFIPKYLNRAERIVAVSHFTKQDIIRHYGILADKISVAGNGVRDLFQVMSEIEKQQVRQQYSDGQAYFFYVGSVHPRKNVAHLISAFTLFKAQTQAPVKLLIGGRLAWQTESIQTALAQSPYQEDIHLLGYLSDETLAKLLGAALALTYPSLFEGFGVPLLEAMQSEVPIITSNTSSLPEVAGNAALFVDPTNLTALAQQLSRIYQEPGLRQTLIQAGKGQRKLFSWQKTAEVVWNNIMFLGKD